AGGCTGTGTCTGTGGTTGTTGCATCTGGGATGCATCCATAGGCTGTGTCTGTGGTTGTTGCATCTGGGATGCATCCATAGGCTGTGTCTGCGGCTGCTGCATCTGGGACGCATCCATAGGTTGGGTCTGCGGTTGCTGCATCTGGGATGCATCCATAGATTGCTGAGTCTGTGCGCCTGGTCCTTGTGGCAACACTTCGGACATGGTGGTGAGAAAATTCTGGTTGTTGAGCAAATCTGGATTCTGGGTCGAGGCTTGCATCAATCCAAGAATTCCCTCAGCGGGATTTGATTGAGCCACTGACAGCGCCTGGTTGGCGATGGCATTTGCATCGGTCGCTCCAGCCGCACTCATCGGCGTCTGCACAGCGGTGGTATCGCTCATAGTGCCGTAGGCGGGAGAATCGCTCGGCGGCGAGAATTGACTTGAATCTCCTCCGTTGTTTGTCGTTGCTGCGGGTTGATTTTCTACAATCTGCAATTGTTGCAAGAACGCCTGGCTCTGTACCGACTGCGGATTTTGCTGGGCTGCATCGAGCAAAGTCATGATGCCGCCGTATTGGTCACCCTGTTGGAGTTTCGCAAGCCCTTGCGATGCCAGATCTGAGCCGCCTCCAGGAATACTGGAGTCAGCCGCTCGCCCTGGAGCACCGGGATAGGAGGCTGCGAAAAGATTGTCGTTAACGTTTGGATTTTGGACTCCAGCTTGACCCATTGTGGGGTCGCCGGTCTGCGAGATCTCAGTGCTGGAGTAAGGGCTTGGCATTTGATTATTCCTCAAGGCGCAAAGAATCGGACGCACAGGATCTTGCAACGCTCTGGCGACGTCGTTTGTTTGTAGACTTCACTATCCGAGCGGGAGAGCGCTTCGGAGTTCGTCGGTATGGATTGGGCGGTCGAGGAAGATGTTAGTCCCGTGGTCTCACGTAAACAATACGGGAATTACGTAGTCTAACCTTAAATTGGCGACCAGCTCGCTCACTGCAGAGTCTTCTGCTCTGGACTCGTGAAACTGAGTGGGCCTGGTCATGTACTACCAGCATGGGTCTCAAACGCAAATTATCTTCAACTCAATGCCCTGATTGTCATTTCAGTTCAGGAAGGGGATAAAATCACAGCGTCAGCAACATACATAGGAAGAAGGTCATGGGCAATCCTGCCTTGAAGGTCCTGGTAGTCCGTACAGTTCATGAATACCGTTCGTGGCGAGATAAAGTCGGGGCGGCGACGGTCGGCTTTGTTCCAACGATGGGCGCTCTCCATGAAGGGCATATGGCGTTGGTGGAGGCGGCCAGGAAAACCTGCGACCATGTTGTTGTGTCGATTTTCGTCAATCCATTGCAGTTTGGTCCCAATGAAGATTACGGCAAATACCCGCGCGTATTTGAACAGGACCTGAAGCTCTGCGAGAAGTTTGGTGTCTCAGCCGTGTTTCATCCCAGCGTGGATGTGATGTATCCAAACGGTCAGATCGGAATCACGACCGTTCAGCCACCAGCTCAATTGATTGCGGGTCTTTGTGGCGCTTTTCGCCCGGGGCATTTTGTCGGAGTGGCTACGGTGGTCAATAATTTGTTGAACATCGTTCGTCCTGACTGTGCTTTTTTTGGTGAGAAGGACTATCAGCAATTGCAAGTCATCAAACATATGGTCGCCGATTTGAATATGCAAGTGCAGATTGTCGGTGTTCCGATTGTCCGCGAAAATGATGGACTGGCCTTGAGTTCGCGAAATGTGTATCTTTCGCAAGAGCAGCGCGAACTGGCTCCTCAAATTTATAGCGCTTTGACTGCTACCAAAAATTTGATTCGAAATGGCTCGACCGTTGAAGATGCTGTATCGCATGGCAAAGCAATTTTAACTGCCCTGAACGGCGTCGCGGTGCAGTATTTTGAGTGTTGTGATCCGCAGACGCTGCAACCGGTCACTGATCCGGCGGCACCATGCATAGTGCTTGTAGCCGCCAAATATGGTGACGTAAGATTGATCGACAACCTCGTCATTAACCCCTGACGGGCTAGATTTCGATTCGAGGGCGATTGCGCATCGTCGTCGGTGGTGTCGAGGTGGCAGTAATTATCGGCACAGCGACGACTGCTTTGACGAGCTTGCGTCAAGAAGAATTGTCGACGTCGACTGCGCTCTGTGACGTGCGTCGTCGTCGACAACGAGTGTTCAAAAGATCAGATTCGTTTTCAATTCACGCCCGATTCGGGCTAATCTGGAGTTGCTTTCTGTCTGCATAAGGTCTCTGATTGTTGGAGCGCCGACAGCGGCTTCGTGCAAGAATGAGCTGGCGAAATTGCCGCTTTCAATGCGTTTCAGCGCGTTTTCGAGATTTGATTCGGTACGACTATCAATTAACTCAGGTCCGGTAATTGCAGAGCCGTATTGTGCAGTGGTAGAAATTGCGCGACGCATCCCGTCAATGCCCTGGTCGAAGAGCAAATCGGCGATTAGCTTTACTTCTTTCAGGCACGATATGTAGGCTAGTTCCGGCTGATAACCAGCCTGTACAAGTGTGTTGAAGCTGGCTTTGATCAGCGCCGGTAAACCGCCGCAGAGCACTGCTTGTTCGCAAAAAAGGTCGGTTACCGTTTCTTCTGCGAAAGTTGTTTTGATGGCTCCGGCGCGAGTACATCCGATCGCTCGGGCAAATGCCAGACAGCGCGGCCAAGCCTGTCCGGACGCATCCTGGTGAACTGCGACAAGTGCGGGCAAACCCTTACCGGCTTCGAAGAGCGACCTCAACTGTCGCCCTGGTCCAGTAGGAGCCACGAGCAGTACATCAACATTTTCCGGCAAGTCTATAGTCTTGTGGTGCACAGAAAAGCCGTGCGCGAAAACGAAGACTTTATCAGCACTCAGGTGAGGTTTGATACTTCTGTTATATACGGCTGGAACATGCTCGTCTGGTAACAACAAGACGAGAACGTCACACTCTGCTGTTGCCGACTCGATATCGATTGGGTCAAATCCGTCTGCGCTCGCCCTGGAAAATGCATCGCCGTTTTTCCTTGCGCCTACCCGAACGTTTAACCCGCTATCTCGTAGATTGAGCGCCTGTGCGCGTCCCTGGTTTCCGTAACCAATGACGGCAAAGGACATTTTTTTCAACGTGTCAAGCTCAATATCTGTGTCGTAATAAATTTTGGCCATTAAATGCTCCATTTGGATATGGTTTGAGAAGGCTGGCGTCAAGTTTTTTGATATAGATTTCGAATTATATGTCTAATGCAACAATTATGTTGAACCCTGTTTAGTTCTGTGGATCTGCATGACAGCTTCGTTTCACGCGATCGAAATAAAAACATTAAAGCATTTGGAATTACCTTCATTACAAATCAGGTTAAACCTGATCGATTGGTATTGTGTTCGGATCGCATCATGTCTATTCTGATGGGGTGTTGTTCAGGTGTGGGTAACCGAAGGATATCTAGGAACTTTTGCCTGATGTGGTGCTGCCATATGCGGTGCCTTTTAATTCCGGGGGACTAACATGGTGGTTTCGGCCCAGTCTCAATCTACGACTTATTCTGCATTTCAGTCTATCGCTCAACTAAATTTTCAAACTGGACAATTGTGCATCATCGGTGATGGCGCTATCAGTCTTGCCGCTGGATGTATATTGTCCGGTGGAACGCAGGAGCTGCGAATTTGGGCTCCTAAACAAAAATCGGGACAGAACAAGCAGTTGCCAACTGAGTTCGAGGTCAGAGCCCGAGGCGCTCATTCAGTCGGAATACGCCAGAAGACATCGTTTTCGGTAACCAGTGATGATTGCAAGACCGCCATGGGAAGTGCGGAGGCTATCGTGATTGCCTCTCCTGCCACTGAATATGGTGTATTGGCGAAGACGCTGGCACCCTTCTTGAAGATTGGACAGACGATATACCTCGTCAATGCCCCCGTTGCAGGCGGGCTGGAATTTTCCAATCGAATCAAAGCAATAAATGAAGACTTGCAATTGAACGTCATTGAGCTCGGTGGGTTGTTCGATCAGGCAAGAATCGTAGACAACGTCCTGCTTATTACGGGTCAACGCGACAAAATCAGTATGTGTGGAAATTCCCGCAATGAGACCCGTCGTGGACTGGAAATCGCTAACAATCTTTCTCGCGAATTGGTTCCATGTTCGAATGTTTTCGAGCGCGGGTTTAGCGAAGTTGAGCGGTTGATCAGACCGGCTTTGTTGCTGTTTGCCGTGCTAGGTGCCCGCGGCAGAGAGCTGGACTGTATTTCTAACAGCATTAATCCGGCTCTTACTTCTGTGGTGGCGTCCATGGAGACTGAGCTGCAGACGCTGGCGAGAGCCTTTAAATGCATCGTTCACAATTTCTTCGATACGCTTAATGACTTCAGTGGCGCAGAAGACGCTGATTGCCTCGACCAGGCGCTCATCAGTGTCGCTCGCAGTTTGCTTGTGCAGAGTTTGTCTCCGCAAACAAGCAGTGACTCAATCCCTGTGGACGTTGCCATTGACATCCTCAAGCGGGATGTATGCGAGACGCTCGTGCTGATCTCCGAACTTGGGCGCTTGTCAAGAACTCCTGTGCCTGTGATAAATAGCGTCATTCAGCTAGCTTCGACAGTTTCAAAAACCGATTTGGAAAAGCAGGGTCGCTCCTTGAGCGACCTCGGGTTGCTTGGTTTCGACTTCCATGAAATCGGTGAACTGATTAACGCCTGATCACGTTTTTGCCTGAAACTACGGCTGGTTCACAGTTTTGCGTGGGTGTCGATTGCGCTAGCTAGCGGTACTTTCTTTCTTACACGTCCTGATGGCTGATGATACCTTGTTTTTGGCATGTCAAGCGGCGCTATTTTGGGTCTGGACACCGTAAGTGGTGCCAAATCCGGTTGTCATGATAATTGCATATTTAACCACCTTGTCATTAGTCTTAAGTGTTTTCTTTAGTTCGCTTATCCAGGCTTTTTTACTTTTCTCTTTTAGTTCGCCCTGACTGCTAACAGCAATTTTCCGTAAGTCCTCACAGATTCTTGTGGTGACACGTAGCTTAGTACGTTTTTCCGACTATCGATCGTGCTGTCACGGTCGCAAACACCCAGTGACTGCATGTGGTGGGACTTCCTGAGAGGGACGACCACATGTTGGACGCAGGCTACCCCGAAAGCAACTGCCCATGTTCAAGTTTCCGCACTTGGATGTTACGGCGCAGCTTGGCATTACGCCCATCTGCCTGGTTTCCGACTCGGAAATCTGGACCCACCTCGTAACTCCAACAGTGAAAGGTCTGCTTGGCCCCATCGTTTCGCAGGCCGCGCCAGAGGTTCTTGAGACTGTTCAAGGTAAATTCTCTGGCGACGAAGTTTCAAATCTCAACGACCACCGACTCTACGGTGGTAAAACCGGGTTCGTGCGTCACCCGTACATCTACAGCATGTACAAGACGCTCAACGGTGCTTTCATCGTCAAGCGCGACGGCGTCAAGTTCGAGGCGTTCTGCTGGTACGGCGATATCGACCGCTCCCCTGAGCTCATACTCAAGGCGGCGTTGCGCGATCGTCGGTACGATGGAACTCCACGTGCCAATGACACTGCTCTCGTCGACTTCCCATACGACGACCCGAAGCACAATGCTCCTCTGCACTCTGAGCTGAAGTCTGTCGAGTTGTCCATCTACGGTTTCATGCCGGGGTCTCGCATCGTCGACGCCACGGGTGAGCCGGAGTTCGACCGCTTCTTCGCCAGCCCCTTCAGCTTCGCGGACAGACCAGAGCTTTTTCTGAAGTACTTCAACCGAGCTTGGAACACGAAACGGGCACCCGGCCAACACGCTGCACCCATCAGGGATGTGGCGAGTCATGCCCTGCCCGGCTTCGAGCGCATCGCCCGAGCCCATGGATACGACGTGATCGAGATGGCGGCCAGCCACTACCACGTCGCGAAATGGGCGCAATCTGGTGGCTACGTGTTCTCGAGCTCGGAACAGGCGCGTGAGTTTGCGTCAATGACCGAGGGGCTGGCAGCCATTCGCGCTGCTGGTCATCCGCTCACGCGTTCACAGCAATCGTGGGCCTGCGTCGCCCAGAACCTGCCCGCTGAGCACATCCCCGCTGCGCTCAACATGCATGGACCACTCTGGATGCAGGACAACCTCGGTCAGAAGTGTCTCTGGGTGCATAAGCCCCTGAGCGAAGCTGCTCATCGACTGCTGTCTGCCCGCATTTAATACGACGTTCGGTCTAAGCGCAACGAAACAATGCGCGTCGGCATTGCCGATACCGATTCGGGTTCAGCCGGTTGACACCAATAGCGGTGCTAACCGGCTGTGCCTAT
This Candidatus Melainabacteria bacterium DNA region includes the following protein-coding sequences:
- a CDS encoding pantoate--beta-alanine ligase, with the protein product MGNPALKVLVVRTVHEYRSWRDKVGAATVGFVPTMGALHEGHMALVEAARKTCDHVVVSIFVNPLQFGPNEDYGKYPRVFEQDLKLCEKFGVSAVFHPSVDVMYPNGQIGITTVQPPAQLIAGLCGAFRPGHFVGVATVVNNLLNIVRPDCAFFGEKDYQQLQVIKHMVADLNMQVQIVGVPIVRENDGLALSSRNVYLSQEQRELAPQIYSALTATKNLIRNGSTVEDAVSHGKAILTALNGVAVQYFECCDPQTLQPVTDPAAPCIVLVAAKYGDVRLIDNLVINP
- the ilvC gene encoding ketol-acid reductoisomerase; its protein translation is MEHLMAKIYYDTDIELDTLKKMSFAVIGYGNQGRAQALNLRDSGLNVRVGARKNGDAFSRASADGFDPIDIESATAECDVLVLLLPDEHVPAVYNRSIKPHLSADKVFVFAHGFSVHHKTIDLPENVDVLLVAPTGPGRQLRSLFEAGKGLPALVAVHQDASGQAWPRCLAFARAIGCTRAGAIKTTFAEETVTDLFCEQAVLCGGLPALIKASFNTLVQAGYQPELAYISCLKEVKLIADLLFDQGIDGMRRAISTTAQYGSAITGPELIDSRTESNLENALKRIESGNFASSFLHEAAVGAPTIRDLMQTESNSRLARIGRELKTNLIF